Genomic window (Clostridia bacterium):
CACTGGTGGGGAGGCGGTTTTTGCAGTGAAGGGAGTAACCGGGTTCGTTTCGGGATTCCCGGAACACCTAACTGCAGAGACAACCTTGTGGCTGCCATGGCCGATTATGGGTTTACTGCCAAGGACATCGAATTGGACAGTTGTGTTTCCTTCTTTATGCACAAAACATTTGAACCGGACGGCACTCAACTTACGGTGAAGCCCGGGACAAAGCCGGGTGACCACGTTGATGTTAAGGCTTTAAGGGACCTACTAGTGGCAGTCTCTAACTGCCCACAGGTGCGAAACGCTTGCA
Coding sequences:
- a CDS encoding DUF1989 domain-containing protein translates to HWWGGGFCSEGSNRVRFGIPGTPNCRDNLVAAMADYGFTAKDIELDSCVSFFMHKTFEPDGTQLTVKPGTKPGDHVDVKALRDLLVAVSNCPQVRNACNDFNLTPLKVVIFEEFSS